From the Manihot esculenta cultivar AM560-2 chromosome 3, M.esculenta_v8, whole genome shotgun sequence genome, one window contains:
- the LOC110610652 gene encoding peptidyl-tRNA hydrolase 2, mitochondrial isoform X5 has product MWNSSRNPSQLSSKKQQKQEKGGLAESFRLENFIPGLIIGFIFGLLMDLTNPPKNYAKKKKALPGKPQQQSLASNNGDQELKMVLVVRQDLKMGSGKIASQCAPTGMYSELMQSQRSLLSRWEQRGQPKIVVTCKNQQEMNKLEEAADSIGLPTFVVADAGRTQVSAGSKTVLAIGPGSKASVDSITGKLRLL; this is encoded by the exons AAGCAGCAGAAGCAGGAAAAAGGAGGGTTAGCAGAGAGTTTCAGGCTAGAAAATTTCATTCCGGGTCTTATAATTGGTTTCATTTTTGGCTTGTTGATGGACTTAACAAACCCACCAAAAAATTACGCCAAGAAGAAGAAAGCCTTACCGGGAAAACCTCAACAACAAAGCTTGGCCTCAAATAATGGTGACCAAGAGCTTAAAATG GTTCTGGTTGTTCGGCAAGACTTGAAGATGGGTTCAGGAAAGATTGCATCTCAATGTGCTC CCACAGGCATGTATTCAGAACTGATGCAAAG CCAACGGTCACTTTTGAGCAGATGGGAACAACGTGGGCAACCCAAAATAGTTGTTACATGCAAGAATCAACAAGAAAT GAACAAGCTAGAGGAAGCAGCTGATAGCATTGGGCTTCCAACTTTTGTGGTAGCAGATGCTGGGCGAACACAG GTTTCAGCTGGATCAAAAACAGTTCTTGCAATTGGACCTG GGTCAAAAGCATCAGTGGATTCAATTACAGGAAAGCTCCGCCTACTCTGA
- the LOC110610652 gene encoding peptidyl-tRNA hydrolase 2, mitochondrial isoform X3, which yields MWNSSRNPSQLSSKKQQKQEKGGLAESFRLENFIPGLIIGFIFGLLMDLTNPPKNYAKKKKALPGKPQQQSLASNNGDQELKMMENCLWQVLVVRQDLKMGSGKIASQCAPTGMYSELMQSQRSLLSRWEQRGQPKIVVTCKNQQEMNKLEEAADSIGLPTFVVADAGRTQVSAGSKTVLAIGPGSKASVDSITGKLRLL from the exons AAGCAGCAGAAGCAGGAAAAAGGAGGGTTAGCAGAGAGTTTCAGGCTAGAAAATTTCATTCCGGGTCTTATAATTGGTTTCATTTTTGGCTTGTTGATGGACTTAACAAACCCACCAAAAAATTACGCCAAGAAGAAGAAAGCCTTACCGGGAAAACCTCAACAACAAAGCTTGGCCTCAAATAATGGTGACCAAGAGCTTAAAATG ATGGAAAATTGCTTATGGCAGGTTCTGGTTGTTCGGCAAGACTTGAAGATGGGTTCAGGAAAGATTGCATCTCAATGTGCTC CCACAGGCATGTATTCAGAACTGATGCAAAG CCAACGGTCACTTTTGAGCAGATGGGAACAACGTGGGCAACCCAAAATAGTTGTTACATGCAAGAATCAACAAGAAAT GAACAAGCTAGAGGAAGCAGCTGATAGCATTGGGCTTCCAACTTTTGTGGTAGCAGATGCTGGGCGAACACAG GTTTCAGCTGGATCAAAAACAGTTCTTGCAATTGGACCTG GGTCAAAAGCATCAGTGGATTCAATTACAGGAAAGCTCCGCCTACTCTGA
- the LOC110610652 gene encoding peptidyl-tRNA hydrolase 2, mitochondrial isoform X2: MWNSSRNPSQLSSKKQQKQEKGGLAESFRLENFIPGLIIGFIFGLLMDLTNPPKNYAKKKKALPGKPQQQSLASNNGDQELKMMENCLWQVLVVRQDLKMGSGKIASQCAHAATGMYSELMQSQRSLLSRWEQRGQPKIVVTCKNQQEMNKLEEAADSIGLPTFVVADAGRTQVSAGSKTVLAIGPGGKLKKENAQHPHLIG; encoded by the exons AAGCAGCAGAAGCAGGAAAAAGGAGGGTTAGCAGAGAGTTTCAGGCTAGAAAATTTCATTCCGGGTCTTATAATTGGTTTCATTTTTGGCTTGTTGATGGACTTAACAAACCCACCAAAAAATTACGCCAAGAAGAAGAAAGCCTTACCGGGAAAACCTCAACAACAAAGCTTGGCCTCAAATAATGGTGACCAAGAGCTTAAAATG ATGGAAAATTGCTTATGGCAGGTTCTGGTTGTTCGGCAAGACTTGAAGATGGGTTCAGGAAAGATTGCATCTCAATGTGCTC ATGCAGCCACAGGCATGTATTCAGAACTGATGCAAAG CCAACGGTCACTTTTGAGCAGATGGGAACAACGTGGGCAACCCAAAATAGTTGTTACATGCAAGAATCAACAAGAAAT GAACAAGCTAGAGGAAGCAGCTGATAGCATTGGGCTTCCAACTTTTGTGGTAGCAGATGCTGGGCGAACACAG GTTTCAGCTGGATCAAAAACAGTTCTTGCAATTGGACCTG GAGGCAAATTGAAAAAGGAAAATGCACAACACCCCCATTTAATTGGGTAG
- the LOC110610652 gene encoding peptidyl-tRNA hydrolase 2, mitochondrial isoform X1 has product MWNSSRNPSQLSSKKQQKQEKGGLAESFRLENFIPGLIIGFIFGLLMDLTNPPKNYAKKKKALPGKPQQQSLASNNGDQELKMMENCLWQVLVVRQDLKMGSGKIASQCAHAATGMYSELMQSQRSLLSRWEQRGQPKIVVTCKNQQEMNKLEEAADSIGLPTFVVADAGRTQVSAGSKTVLAIGPGSKASVDSITGKLRLL; this is encoded by the exons AAGCAGCAGAAGCAGGAAAAAGGAGGGTTAGCAGAGAGTTTCAGGCTAGAAAATTTCATTCCGGGTCTTATAATTGGTTTCATTTTTGGCTTGTTGATGGACTTAACAAACCCACCAAAAAATTACGCCAAGAAGAAGAAAGCCTTACCGGGAAAACCTCAACAACAAAGCTTGGCCTCAAATAATGGTGACCAAGAGCTTAAAATG ATGGAAAATTGCTTATGGCAGGTTCTGGTTGTTCGGCAAGACTTGAAGATGGGTTCAGGAAAGATTGCATCTCAATGTGCTC ATGCAGCCACAGGCATGTATTCAGAACTGATGCAAAG CCAACGGTCACTTTTGAGCAGATGGGAACAACGTGGGCAACCCAAAATAGTTGTTACATGCAAGAATCAACAAGAAAT GAACAAGCTAGAGGAAGCAGCTGATAGCATTGGGCTTCCAACTTTTGTGGTAGCAGATGCTGGGCGAACACAG GTTTCAGCTGGATCAAAAACAGTTCTTGCAATTGGACCTG GGTCAAAAGCATCAGTGGATTCAATTACAGGAAAGCTCCGCCTACTCTGA
- the LOC110610652 gene encoding peptidyl-tRNA hydrolase 2, mitochondrial isoform X4 encodes MWNSSRNPSQLSSKKQQKQEKGGLAESFRLENFIPGLIIGFIFGLLMDLTNPPKNYAKKKKALPGKPQQQSLASNNGDQELKMVLVVRQDLKMGSGKIASQCAHAATGMYSELMQSQRSLLSRWEQRGQPKIVVTCKNQQEMNKLEEAADSIGLPTFVVADAGRTQVSAGSKTVLAIGPGSKASVDSITGKLRLL; translated from the exons AAGCAGCAGAAGCAGGAAAAAGGAGGGTTAGCAGAGAGTTTCAGGCTAGAAAATTTCATTCCGGGTCTTATAATTGGTTTCATTTTTGGCTTGTTGATGGACTTAACAAACCCACCAAAAAATTACGCCAAGAAGAAGAAAGCCTTACCGGGAAAACCTCAACAACAAAGCTTGGCCTCAAATAATGGTGACCAAGAGCTTAAAATG GTTCTGGTTGTTCGGCAAGACTTGAAGATGGGTTCAGGAAAGATTGCATCTCAATGTGCTC ATGCAGCCACAGGCATGTATTCAGAACTGATGCAAAG CCAACGGTCACTTTTGAGCAGATGGGAACAACGTGGGCAACCCAAAATAGTTGTTACATGCAAGAATCAACAAGAAAT GAACAAGCTAGAGGAAGCAGCTGATAGCATTGGGCTTCCAACTTTTGTGGTAGCAGATGCTGGGCGAACACAG GTTTCAGCTGGATCAAAAACAGTTCTTGCAATTGGACCTG GGTCAAAAGCATCAGTGGATTCAATTACAGGAAAGCTCCGCCTACTCTGA